TGACAGGACTCGCGGGCGGCATGGTCGCCCCCCTCACTTTCCTGGCCAACAACAAGGCCAAAGGCGGAAACGGGGAGGTTGCCGTCACCGGCTCGCCGGGAGGAATAACCATGGGACAGGACGATACGATCCAACAGGCGGACCTCGGCCTGCTGCGCCACGCCGGGATGGTCCAATCCGACATCGATCACAGCCTGGCGGTGGCGCGAAAGGCGCTGGACATCGCCCGGCGAACGAAGGCCGAGCTGGACATGGAGTTGGTCGGCCGGGGGGCCTTGTTCCACGACCTGGGCAAAGCCAAGACCCACGACATCGTCCACGGGCAGGTGGGCGCCGAACTGGGTGCCAGCCTGGGGTTGCCGCCGGCGATCACCGCCATTATGGAAAAGCACATCCGGGGCGGCCTGACGGCAGCCGAGGCCACGGAGCTTGGCCTGCCGGTGAAGGACTACACGTTGCGGCGGTTGGAGGAGCGGATCGTCATCTACGCCGACCGCCTGGTGGACATCATCCATGACGGCATCGTCACCATCGCCGGGGAGCCGGAGGCCGAGGAGCGGTTTGTCTCGATCCTGAAGGAGATCCCCCAATACGGCAAAAACGAGATCACCTTGAATCGCTACCTCAGCTACCACGAAGAGATCCAAGGTCTCATCGCCGGCCGTATCATCGACAGTGCCCGGTTGAAGGAGATGCAGGCCTCCGGGACAGTCACCATCCTCGATGTCCGCCGTCCGGCGGATCGCGAGAGCGCCCCGGCAATGATCCCCGGCGCGGTCTGGCGCGATCCGGCAGCGGTCGATGCCTGGAGTGACGGCCTGCCGGGCGGCGTCTGCACGGTAATCTATTGCGCCCGGGGTGGCTCGGTGAGCCAGTCCGTGAGTAAGCAGCTGCGGGAAAAAGGCCTTGCCGTCGCCTATCTGCATGGCGGGCTGCAGGCTTGGACAGGGCATGGCGAGCCCCTTGGCTGAGGGACTTTTGACCTGTTCATCAACAACCCCAATGACCCCCTTCCGACTCCTCTGCCTCACCGGGATGCTGGCGATCTTCAGCTCCACCATCTCCAAGAGCCCGGTGTTGCCGCTCTTTGCCCAGCATCTGGGGGCCACCCCCTCCGGCATCGGCCTTATTGCCTCGATCTCCGCCTTTGCCGGGGTCATCTTCAGTGTCCCGGCCGGACTCCTGGCTGACCGTTTCGGCACGAGGCGGCTGCTCCTGACGGCAGCCGCCATCCTCGCCTCCGCCCCCTTCGCCTATCTCCTGGTGGACACGATCTGGCAACTGGCCATGGTCCGGCTGTATCACGGCTTTGCCACAGCCATCTTTCTGCCGGTGGCCATGGCCCTGGTCTCTGGCCTGTCAACGAAGGACCGGGGTGAAAAGATGGGCTGGTTCTCCACCGCCACCCTGGCGGGGCGCTTCCTGGCCCCGGTTATCGGGGGCGGTATCCTCGGCCTCTTTTCACTAACCTCCTCGACCGGCTACACCACAGTCTATTGGGTCTGCGGCGGCGCCGGCATCGCCACCTTCGTTGCGGCGGCAAGCTTGCCCAAGGCGGAGGAGACGCAGGCGAGGCAGGGGCACTCCTGGGCCGAGACTTTCCATGCTTTCAAAACAGTCATCTTGGAGCGGAGGATCGTCTTTACCTGCTTGGTGGAAGCGGCCATTCTCTTTGCCTATGGGACATTCGAGACCTTTCTCCCCTTGCATGCGGTCAAGAATGATCTCTCCGCCTCACAGGTCGGGATGCTTCTTTCCGGCCAAGTCATCGTCCTGGCGCTCACCAAGCCGGTGATGGGACGATTTTCCGATACCCACGGCAGGCGTCCACAGATTGTGGCCGGAGGGCTGCTGGGGGCAGCGTGCGTTGGAGGCCTCGCCGTCGCCACCTCTTTCCCGGCTCTATTCTCCCTCAGCCTCGTCTTTGGGCTATGCTTGTCGGTGGCCATGTCGGCGACCTCGGCCTACATCGCCGACCTGAGCAGCCAGGAGGCCAGGGGATCGGCCATGGGGCTCTTGGGGTCGGTGATGGATCTGGGCCACACCACCGGTCCTTTGCTTTCAGGGCTGGTGGCCGCCTCCTTCGGCTATGGCCACGCATTTCTTGGCTCTGCTATTGTCTTGCTGGGAACGGTGGGGATCTTTTCTGTTGCGGCCAGGACATCGCTCCAAGAAGGAACAGGGCGACCTGCGTAAACTGGATGGCCTCCATGTCCGCGGCACGAGCTGGCGTCGGCGAATGCGGTGGAGTATCTCCGACACGACACTCCCCCTCGTGGGAGATATCGCCCCAGAAATCGGAAAACGTCGTCCGCAAGAATGCAAACGCTCTGACCAGGTACCCGCCCGTGCCTTCGGCCGGTACTTGTGCCAGGCTGCTGCAGTGACCGGCTCATGGCATACGTCATGGCACAGCAACCGAGGTCTCGCTGCTGCTCAATTTTGAAACCGTTGCGACCACCGTGCTGGCGTGGCTGATCTTTCACGAACACATCGGACACCGAATTTGGATTGGGAAGCTTCAAGTTGTCGCCGCCTCCATTCTCGTCGTTGTTAGCGGAGATGGAGAGATGGAATTGTCATTTTCCGGACTTTCTGTCCTGGCAGCTTGTCTCTTTTGGGGAATCGACAACAACCTTACCCGGGAACTGGAGTCGATCCCCGCCTCTTCGCTGGCATGCATCAAAGGCTGGTGTGCCGGCATCTTCAATATCATTCTTTCATTCCTCTTGCACCAGAGCCATGTCACGGCTTTCCAGATATCAGGAGCACTGGCAATTGGGGCGTTCAGCTATGGCGCAAGTCTGGTTCTGTTCATCTACGCCCTGAGGGAAATCGGGTCGGCGAGAACCAGCACGTGGTTCGCATCTGGCCCCTTTGTTGGCGCCATCCTTTCCGTGATTCTTCTCGGCGAGCGCCCACCCGGCGAATACTGGGTTGCGGCTCTCATCATGCTTTCAGGAATGTTCTTTCTCCATGGGGAAGAGCATCTGCATGCCCATGAGCACCAGTCTTCTGCCCATGCTCATGCAGACGACGAGCATCACACCCACGAACACGACGAAAATGCACTGGACAGAAGAGACCATGACCACAGCCACATCCACGAGCCCATAACACATGCCCACGTCCATTGGCCGGATATCCACCATCGACATGGCCACTGAAAGACCACGCCAGGACGCCCAACCGGGCAGGGCGAGCCTCCCGCTCTCTCCACACCACCCCGGCCGGTCGGCTCCTCCGCTTCAGCCATGGCGCCGCCCTTGCACCGCTTGCAGGCTCGCCGCCAGGACCGTTGCCAGATCCTGGGCCTCGGCCGGCGGCGCGGTTGGCGCCAGGGGAATGACCTGGCCGCCCGCCTTGGCGGCAATGAGGTCCACAAGCCGCTGCCGGTATTCATCCCGGTATTGGCCATGCTCGAAGCGGCCCGCCATGATCGCCACCAGCTGCTCGGCCATGGCCAGCTCTCGGGCGTCGATCTCCCGGCCCGCCGCTGGCATGAGCCGGGGGAGCGGCAGCACCTCACCGGCATGGTGCAGGGTGATCAGGACCGGGTAGCGGTCCCGCAGGCGCAGCACCCCCAGGTGCTCTTTGCCCCGCATGACCCACCGGGCCAGGCCCTGGGCCGCGCTGCCAGCCAGGGCAGCGGCGAGCGCGCAGTAGGCCGCCTCGTCGCCATCCGGTCCGAGATAGTACGGCCGGTCATGCCACCGGTGGTCGATGACCGCCTCGGGGACGAACCGGAGGATCTCGATGTCCCGACTGGCCATGGACTCCAGGGCCTGGAGCTCCTCGTCCGTGATGAAGACCAGCCGGCCGTCCGCGGTCTCCACCCCGTGCCGGATCGCCTCGTCCGGCACGACCTCGCCGGTTTCCGGCCGCACCCATTCCTGCTGCACCGGGATCAGGTCGGTCTTGTGCAGCAGCCGGAAATGGACGCCCCGGTCATGGACCGCGGCATACAGCTTGACCGGGATCGCTGCCGTACCCAGCCGGATGATGCCCTTCCAGATCGCCCGCCCTCCGCTCATGCTTCCGGAAGACCTCTGCCGTCAGGGCTGCTGTTTGCCAGCCCGCTGAGCGAAGGCCTGGGCGCCCGCCGCCAGCTCCTCCTCGGTGGGGTCCTTGACATGGGTGGCCAGACTCCAGGAATAGCCGAAGGGGTCCTGCACCGTGCCCATCCGGTCGCCCCAGAACATGTCCTCGACCGGCATCCGGCTGCTGGCCCCCGCCGCCACCGCTTGGCGGCAGGCCGCGTCGGCGTCCGGCACGTAGACATAGAAGCTGACCGGCGAGCC
This genomic interval from Thermodesulfobacteriota bacterium contains the following:
- a CDS encoding chromate transporter, giving the protein MAPTPSFHDALKFWAKLGFISFGGPTGQIAIMHKELVEEKKWIDEEHFLQALNFCMLLPGPEAQQLTIYIGWLLHGTRGGIVAGTLFVLPSVFILLALSWLCAAMGNVPAVAAFLYGLKPAVAAIVAEAVIRIGKKALKNGVFVLLAALSFAGISFLQVPFPAIILAAGLTGLAGGMVAPLTFLANNKAKGGNGEVAVTGSPGGITMGQDDTIQQADLGLLRHAGMVQSDIDHSLAVARKALDIARRTKAELDMELVGRGALFHDLGKAKTHDIVHGQVGAELGASLGLPPAITAIMEKHIRGGLTAAEATELGLPVKDYTLRRLEERIVIYADRLVDIIHDGIVTIAGEPEAEERFVSILKEIPQYGKNEITLNRYLSYHEEIQGLIAGRIIDSARLKEMQASGTVTILDVRRPADRESAPAMIPGAVWRDPAAVDAWSDGLPGGVCTVIYCARGGSVSQSVSKQLREKGLAVAYLHGGLQAWTGHGEPLG
- a CDS encoding MFS transporter translates to MTPFRLLCLTGMLAIFSSTISKSPVLPLFAQHLGATPSGIGLIASISAFAGVIFSVPAGLLADRFGTRRLLLTAAAILASAPFAYLLVDTIWQLAMVRLYHGFATAIFLPVAMALVSGLSTKDRGEKMGWFSTATLAGRFLAPVIGGGILGLFSLTSSTGYTTVYWVCGGAGIATFVAAASLPKAEETQARQGHSWAETFHAFKTVILERRIVFTCLVEAAILFAYGTFETFLPLHAVKNDLSASQVGMLLSGQVIVLALTKPVMGRFSDTHGRRPQIVAGGLLGAACVGGLAVATSFPALFSLSLVFGLCLSVAMSATSAYIADLSSQEARGSAMGLLGSVMDLGHTTGPLLSGLVAASFGYGHAFLGSAIVLLGTVGIFSVAARTSLQEGTGRPA
- a CDS encoding EamA family transporter, with protein sequence MELSFSGLSVLAACLFWGIDNNLTRELESIPASSLACIKGWCAGIFNIILSFLLHQSHVTAFQISGALAIGAFSYGASLVLFIYALREIGSARTSTWFASGPFVGAILSVILLGERPPGEYWVAALIMLSGMFFLHGEEHLHAHEHQSSAHAHADDEHHTHEHDENALDRRDHDHSHIHEPITHAHVHWPDIHHRHGH
- a CDS encoding Ku protein; this encodes MSGGRAIWKGIIRLGTAAIPVKLYAAVHDRGVHFRLLHKTDLIPVQQEWVRPETGEVVPDEAIRHGVETADGRLVFITDEELQALESMASRDIEILRFVPEAVIDHRWHDRPYYLGPDGDEAAYCALAAALAGSAAQGLARWVMRGKEHLGVLRLRDRYPVLITLHHAGEVLPLPRLMPAAGREIDARELAMAEQLVAIMAGRFEHGQYRDEYRQRLVDLIAAKAGGQVIPLAPTAPPAEAQDLATVLAASLQAVQGRRHG
- a CDS encoding VOC family protein, giving the protein MTATIPEGFHTVTPMLVFKDARRAIEFYKKALGARERFSMPGPDGRGVMHAELAIGNSVIMMGEEHPGEPCKSAETAGGSPVSFYVYVPDADAACRQAVAAGASSRMPVEDMFWGDRMGTVQDPFGYSWSLATHVKDPTEEELAAGAQAFAQRAGKQQP